A portion of the Echeneis naucrates chromosome 5, fEcheNa1.1, whole genome shotgun sequence genome contains these proteins:
- the LOC115043261 gene encoding inter-alpha-trypsin inhibitor heavy chain H3 isoform X1, which produces MSGLLGVGRLLLWGCACLWLPGLAQGALIISEAHGAPQESQGAVRSVQKRSTDTGKVEVHSVTVDCTVTSRFAHTVMTSVALNRANTSQEIFFDVELPKTAFITNFSMEIEGQVYVGEVKEKEKAKQQYEKAVSSGQTAGLVKASGRKMEKFSVSVNVAASSNVTFILTYEELLQRKMGKYEILTRVKPKEPVQEFKIVADIYEPQGIAFVDAHATFLSNDLLPLVEKTVTDKKAHISFSPTLEQQRKCPGCDGTLIDGDFLINYDVNRAQSLGDIQVVNGYFVHFFAPPDLPRVPKNVVFVIDKSGSMGGRKIAQTREALLAILNDIHEEDHFGFVEFDDKIVPWKESLSKATTENVAEAIAYVKRIVDVGGTDINAAVLKGVDMLIKDKQANRLPERSVDMIILLTDGMPNSGESHLPKIQENVRSAIGGNMSLYCLGFGNNVDYAFLDVMSKQNNGVARRIYEASDAALQLQGFYDEVASPLLSEVDLRYPDNTVEFVTTNHFSQLFNGSEIVVAGRLADNDLDNFLVEVYGQGPEEDFQVQGQASAINWNVVYPDEEYIFGDFTERLWAYLTIQQLLEKSKTGSSDEKGNATAKALDMSLRYSFVTPLTSMVVIKPETEDSTEAPLIANKLTEEQRQQAERVSYRYHSPQQRTHYQATPTYFVDGDPHFMIELPDRNDSLCFNINDKPGTIFTLVRDTETGILVNGQIIGDKKIPPNGRINTYFWRFGIIHQALGVRLEVSTRDISVFQDSNRAKLLWSDSASLKAPNVDLVVSKDRSLTVTLKDSVKFVILLHKVWKKHPYHQDYLGFYTLDTHLLSPSVHGLLGQFYHGIDYEVTDLRPGEVLEKPDATMFVKGHQLNVTRGWQRDFRRDVKNGENIPCWFIHNNGTGLIDGDERDYIVSGLFKTV; this is translated from the exons ATGTCTGGACTCTTGGGTGTTGGACGGCTGCTGCTGTGGGGCTGCGCCTGCCTCTGGCTGCCCGGCCTGGCCCAGGGGGCTCTTATCATCTCTGAAGCTCATGGAGCTCCACAG gaGTCACAAGGAGCTGTCAGATCAGTGCAG AAAAGAAGTACAGATACAGGCAAG gtGGAAGTGCACAGTGTGACAGTGGACTGCACAGTGACGTCTCGTTTCGCCCACACTGTCATGACATCCGTGGCCCTGAACAGAGCAAACACCTCCCAGGAAATCTTCTTCGATGTGGAGCTGCCAAAGACCGCCTTCATCACCAACTTCAGCAT GGAAATTGAAGGTCAGGTGTATGTTGGGgaggtgaaggagaaagagaaagccaAGCAACAATATGAAAAAGCTGTTTCCTCTGGACAGACTGCTGGACTGGTCAA GGCTTCtgggagaaagatggagaagttTTCAGTGTCTGTCAACGTTGCAGCCAGCAGTAACGTGACTTTCATTCTGACCTATGAGGAGCTCCTTCaaaggaaaatgggaaaatatGAGATTTTAACCCGAGTTAAACCCAAAGAACCAGTGCAAGAGTTTAAG ATTGTTGCAGACATCTATGAGCCTCAGGGCATCGCTTTTGTTGATGCCCATGCAACCTTCCTCAGCAATGACCTGCTCCCTCTGGTGGAGAAAACTGTCACAGACAAAAAG GCACACATCTCTTTCTCACCAACtctggagcagcagaggaagtgTCCAGGCTGTGATGGGACCCTCATTGATGGAGATTTTCTCATCAATTATGACGTAAACCGAGCACAGAGCCTCGGGGACATTCAG GTTGTGAACGGATACTTTGTTCACTTCTTTGCTCCTCCTGACCTGCCCAGAGTCCCAAAGAATGTGGTGTTTGTGATTGACAAGAGTGGTTCAATGGGTGGGAGAAAGATTGCCCAG ACACGGGAGGCCTTGCTGGCCATACTCAACGACATCCACGAGGAGGACCATTTCGGCTTTGTGGAATTTGATGACAAGATCGTTCCCTGGAAGGAATCACTTAGCAAAGCGACCACAGAAAATGTGGCTGAAGCCATTGCTTATGTGAAACGCATAGTGGACGTTGGAG GAACCGATATCAACGCTGCCGTGTTGAAAGGTGTGGACATGCTAATCAAAGACAAACAGGCGAACAGGCTCCCAGAAAGGAGCGTTGATATGATTATTTTACTGACTGATGGCATGCCAAATTCAG GAGAGTCTCACCTCCCAAAGATCCAGGAGAATGTGCGTTCAGCTATTGGAGGAAATATGTCTCTGTACTGTCTTGGATTTGGAAACAATGTTGATTATGCCTTCCTTGATGTGAtgagcaaacaaaacaatggagTTGCCCGCAGAATATATGAAGCTTCAGATGCAGCTCTCCAACTCCAG GGTTTCTATGACGAGGTGGCCAGCCCTCTGCTTTCAGAGGTGGACCTGCGTTATCCTGACAACACAGTAGAATTTGTGACCACCAACCACTTCAGCCAGTTGTTCAATGGTTCGGAGATTGTGGTGGCGGGTCGGCTGGCAGACAACGATCTGGACAACTTCTTGGTTGAGGTGTACGGGCAGGGG CCTGAGGAGGACTTCCAAGTGCAGGGTCAGGCCAGTGCTATTAATTGGAATGTTGTGTATCCAGACGAGGAGTACATCTTTGGGGATTTCACAGAACGGCTCTGGGCTTATCTGACCATACAACAGCTATTGGAGAAGAG CAAGACTGGTTCCTCAGATGAGAAAGGCAATGCCACAGCCAAGGCACTGGACATGTCTCTTCGGTACAGCTTTGTCACACCTCTCACCTCCATGGTGGTCATCAAGCCTGAAACTGAGGACAGCACAGAGGCTCCTCTCATTGCCAACAAGCTGACTGAGG aacaaagacaacagGCAGAAAGAGTGT CATATCGATATCACAGCCCCCAACAGCGCACACATTACCAGGCAACACCGACATATTTTG TGGATGGAGATCCTCATTTCATGATAGAGCTGCCAGACAGAAATGATTCTCTGTGCTTCAACATCAATGACAAACCAGGAACCATCTTCACTCTCgtcagagacacagaaacag GTATTTTGGTCAATGGTCAGATAATTGGAGATAAGAAAATTCCCCCCAATGGGAGAATAAACACCTACTTCTGGCGGTTTGGCATCATCCACCAGGCTTTGGGGGTGAGGCTGGAGGTAAGCACTCGGGACATCTCAGTCTTCCAGGACAGCAATAGAGCCAAACTGCTGTGGTCCGATTCAGCTTCTCTTAAAGCACCCAA TGTGGATCTCGTTGTGTCCAAGGATCGCAGCCTGACGGTAACTCTGAAAGATTCAGTCAAGTTTGTCATCCTGCTGCACAAAGTGTGGAAGAAGCACCCATACCATCAGGACTACTTGGGTTTCTACACCCTGGACACTCACCTGCTTTCCCCTTCTGTCCACGGCCTGCTAG GACAGTTCTACCATGGGATTGACTATGAGGTGACAGATCTGCGTCCAGGAGAAGTTCTGGAGAAACCAGATGCCACTATGTTTGTGAAAGGACATCAGCTCAATGTGACCAG AGGCTGGCAGAGAGATTTCAGGAGGGACGTAAAAAACGGAGAAAACATTCCCTGCTGGTTCATCCACAATAATGGAACAGGCCTCATTGATGGAGATGAGAGGGACTACATTGTGTCTGggctttttaaaacagtttga
- the LOC115044019 gene encoding inter-alpha-trypsin inhibitor heavy chain H3-like isoform X2, translating into MEKFSVSVNVAASSNVTFILTYEELLQRKMGKYEILTRVKPKEPVQEFKIVADIYEPQGIAFVDAHATFLSNDLLPLVEKTVTDKKAHISFSPTLEQQRKCPGCDGTLIDGDFIIEYDVNREEGPGEVQIVNGYFVHFFAPPDLPRVPKNVVFVIDRSGSMAGKKIKQTRDAMVAILRDLHEEDHFAIILFDSDITLWKDVLTKATKENVADAISYIRTLKEKGATDINSAVLRAVSMLVREREDKKIPKTSVDMIILLTDGMPNHGVSDLKTIQDNVHSAIGGKMSLFCLGFGNDVAHSFLEVMCKGLARRIYEASDADVQLQGFYNEVSSPLLLEVDLRYPGNAVDSVTKKHFNQLFNGSEIVVAGQLRHKDVDNFAVEVLAQGLNNDFQVLRNVSVVDWKVTYPDQQYIFEDFTEHLWAYLTVQQLLEDSKIGPQDEKDVLTARALDMSVRYSFVTPLTSLVVTRPETEDRPGSALIADKLTEDQRQKAERHQAASPHNAGGSRGLTDVDGDPHFLIELPDRNDALCFNINDKPGTIFNLVRHSGSGFMVNGEIIGKNEIVPAGKVNTYFGRFDISHKKLGVKMDVSVHNISVLHDGKHVSLLWSEAASIKDNNMDLKLTNKCSLTVTLRHSIKFMIIKHTKVWKRRHTHQDYLGFYTLDSHHISASAHGLLGQFYQGVEFEVADLRPGEAQEQLDATMHVKGQTVNVTRHWQKDFSRNVRDGENIPCWFVNDDGAGLIDGRASDYVVSGIFNSV; encoded by the exons atggagaagttTTCAGTGTCTGTCAACGTTGCAGCCAGCAGTAACGTGACTTTCATTCTGACCTATGAGGAGCTCCTTCaaaggaaaatgggaaaatatGAGATTTTAACCCGAGTTAAACCCAAAGAACCAGTGCAAGAGTTTAAG ATTGTTGCAGACATCTATGAGCCTCAGGGCATCGCTTTTGTTGATGCCCATGCAACCTTCCTCAGCAATGACCTGCTCCCTCTGGTGGAGAAAACTGTCACAGACAAAAAG GCACACATCTCTTTCTCACCAACactggagcagcagaggaagtgTCCAGGCTGTGATGGGACCCTCATTGATGGAGATTTCATCATTGAGTACGATGTGAACCGAGAAGAGGGTCCAGGGGAAGTTCAG ATTGTGAATGGATATTTTGTGCACTTCTTTGCTCCTCCTGACCTGCCCAGAGTCCCAAAGAATGTGGTGTTCGTGATTGACAGGAGTGGATCAATGGCTGGAAAGAAGATCAAGCAG ACACGGGATGCCATGGTAGCCATTCTGAGGGACCTCCATGAGGAGGACCACTTTGCTATCATCCTGTTTGATTCTGACATCACCCTCTGGAAGGATGTTCTTACCAAAGCAACTAAGGAAAATGTGGCCGATGCCATTAGCTACATCAGGACACTAAAAGAAAAGGGAG CTACCGATATCAACAGCGCTGTGCTGAGAGCAGTGAGTATGctggtgagagaaagagaagataaGAAGATTCCAAAGACAAGTGTGGATATGATTATTCTGCTGACTGATGGGATGCCTAACCACG GGGTGTCAGACCTAAAAACAATCCAGGACAATGTTCATTCTGCTATTGGAGGGAAGATGTCTCTGTTCTGTCTTGGATTTGGAAACGATGTGGCTCACTCCTTCCTGGAGGTGATGTGCAAGGGACTGGCTCGCAGAATATATGAAGCTTCGGATGCGGACGTTCAACTCCAG GGTTTTTATAATGAAGTCTCCAGTCCTCTTCTCCTGGAGGTAGACCTGCGCTATCCTGGGAATGCAGTTGACTCTGTgaccaaaaaacatttcaaccagTTGTTCAATGGCTCAGAGATAGTGGTGGCCGGTCAGCTGAGGCACAAAGATGTGGATAACTTCGCAGTGGAAGTGCTTGCCCAGGGG ctcaacaATGACTTCCAAGTACTGAGAAATGTCAGTGTGGTGGACTGGAAGGTGACCTACCCAGATCAGCAGTACATCTTTGAAGACTTTACAGAGCATTTGTGGGCCTACCTCACCGTCCAGCAGTTACTGGAGGACAG TAAAATTGGCCCTCAGGATGAAAAAGATGTGCTGACAGCCAGGGCATTGGACATGTCTGTGCGGTACAGCTTTGTCACCCCTCTTACCTCGCTGGTGGTCACCAGGCCTGAAACTGAGGACAGACCAGGCAGCGCTCTCATTGCTGACAAGCTGACTGAGG ACCAGCGACAGAAAGCAGAGAGACACCAAG CAGCCTCCCCACACAATGCTGGAGGTTCACGTGGTCTAACTGATG TGGACGGAGATCCTCATTTCCTGATAGAGCTACCAGACAGAAACGACGCTCTGTGTTTCAACATTAATGACAAACCAGGGACCATTTTCAATCTGGTCAGACACTCAGGATCAG gcttcaTGGTAAATGGTGAAATTATTGGCAAGAATGAAATTGTTCCCGCTGGCAAGGTCAACACCTACTTTGGGCGTTTTGATATCAGCCACAAGAAGCTGGGGGTGAAGATGGATGTGAGCGTTCACAACATCTCAGTCCTACATGATGGCAAACATGTCAGCCTTCTGTGGTCTGAGGCAGCCTCTATCAAAGACAACAA tatGGACCTCAAGCTAACAAATAAGTGCAGCTTAACAGTGACACTGAGGCACTCCATCAAATTTATGATCATCAAACACACGAAGGTGTGGAAGAGACGCCACACTCACCAAGACTACCTGGGTTTCTACACTCTGGACAGCCACCACATATCTGCCTCCGCTCATGGCCTGCTAG GTCAGTTCTACCAAGGAGTTGAATTCGAGGTGGCTGACCTGCGTCCAGGTGAAGCCCAGGAGCAATTGGATGCCACCATGCATGTGAAGGGACAAACAGTCAATGTGACAAG ACACTGGCAGAAGGACTTCAGTAGGAATGTGAGGGATGGAGAAAATATCCCCTGCTGGTTTGTTAACGATGATGGAGCAGGCCTCATTGATGGAAGAGCATCAGACTATGTTGTGTCAGGGATTTTTAACTCTGTTTGA
- the LOC115043261 gene encoding inter-alpha-trypsin inhibitor heavy chain H3 isoform X2: MTSVALNRANTSQEIFFDVELPKTAFITNFSMEIEGQVYVGEVKEKEKAKQQYEKAVSSGQTAGLVKASGRKMEKFSVSVNVAASSNVTFILTYEELLQRKMGKYEILTRVKPKEPVQEFKIVADIYEPQGIAFVDAHATFLSNDLLPLVEKTVTDKKAHISFSPTLEQQRKCPGCDGTLIDGDFLINYDVNRAQSLGDIQVVNGYFVHFFAPPDLPRVPKNVVFVIDKSGSMGGRKIAQTREALLAILNDIHEEDHFGFVEFDDKIVPWKESLSKATTENVAEAIAYVKRIVDVGGTDINAAVLKGVDMLIKDKQANRLPERSVDMIILLTDGMPNSGESHLPKIQENVRSAIGGNMSLYCLGFGNNVDYAFLDVMSKQNNGVARRIYEASDAALQLQGFYDEVASPLLSEVDLRYPDNTVEFVTTNHFSQLFNGSEIVVAGRLADNDLDNFLVEVYGQGPEEDFQVQGQASAINWNVVYPDEEYIFGDFTERLWAYLTIQQLLEKSKTGSSDEKGNATAKALDMSLRYSFVTPLTSMVVIKPETEDSTEAPLIANKLTEEQRQQAERVSYRYHSPQQRTHYQATPTYFVDGDPHFMIELPDRNDSLCFNINDKPGTIFTLVRDTETGILVNGQIIGDKKIPPNGRINTYFWRFGIIHQALGVRLEVSTRDISVFQDSNRAKLLWSDSASLKAPNVDLVVSKDRSLTVTLKDSVKFVILLHKVWKKHPYHQDYLGFYTLDTHLLSPSVHGLLGQFYHGIDYEVTDLRPGEVLEKPDATMFVKGHQLNVTRGWQRDFRRDVKNGENIPCWFIHNNGTGLIDGDERDYIVSGLFKTV; the protein is encoded by the exons ATGACATCCGTGGCCCTGAACAGAGCAAACACCTCCCAGGAAATCTTCTTCGATGTGGAGCTGCCAAAGACCGCCTTCATCACCAACTTCAGCAT GGAAATTGAAGGTCAGGTGTATGTTGGGgaggtgaaggagaaagagaaagccaAGCAACAATATGAAAAAGCTGTTTCCTCTGGACAGACTGCTGGACTGGTCAA GGCTTCtgggagaaagatggagaagttTTCAGTGTCTGTCAACGTTGCAGCCAGCAGTAACGTGACTTTCATTCTGACCTATGAGGAGCTCCTTCaaaggaaaatgggaaaatatGAGATTTTAACCCGAGTTAAACCCAAAGAACCAGTGCAAGAGTTTAAG ATTGTTGCAGACATCTATGAGCCTCAGGGCATCGCTTTTGTTGATGCCCATGCAACCTTCCTCAGCAATGACCTGCTCCCTCTGGTGGAGAAAACTGTCACAGACAAAAAG GCACACATCTCTTTCTCACCAACtctggagcagcagaggaagtgTCCAGGCTGTGATGGGACCCTCATTGATGGAGATTTTCTCATCAATTATGACGTAAACCGAGCACAGAGCCTCGGGGACATTCAG GTTGTGAACGGATACTTTGTTCACTTCTTTGCTCCTCCTGACCTGCCCAGAGTCCCAAAGAATGTGGTGTTTGTGATTGACAAGAGTGGTTCAATGGGTGGGAGAAAGATTGCCCAG ACACGGGAGGCCTTGCTGGCCATACTCAACGACATCCACGAGGAGGACCATTTCGGCTTTGTGGAATTTGATGACAAGATCGTTCCCTGGAAGGAATCACTTAGCAAAGCGACCACAGAAAATGTGGCTGAAGCCATTGCTTATGTGAAACGCATAGTGGACGTTGGAG GAACCGATATCAACGCTGCCGTGTTGAAAGGTGTGGACATGCTAATCAAAGACAAACAGGCGAACAGGCTCCCAGAAAGGAGCGTTGATATGATTATTTTACTGACTGATGGCATGCCAAATTCAG GAGAGTCTCACCTCCCAAAGATCCAGGAGAATGTGCGTTCAGCTATTGGAGGAAATATGTCTCTGTACTGTCTTGGATTTGGAAACAATGTTGATTATGCCTTCCTTGATGTGAtgagcaaacaaaacaatggagTTGCCCGCAGAATATATGAAGCTTCAGATGCAGCTCTCCAACTCCAG GGTTTCTATGACGAGGTGGCCAGCCCTCTGCTTTCAGAGGTGGACCTGCGTTATCCTGACAACACAGTAGAATTTGTGACCACCAACCACTTCAGCCAGTTGTTCAATGGTTCGGAGATTGTGGTGGCGGGTCGGCTGGCAGACAACGATCTGGACAACTTCTTGGTTGAGGTGTACGGGCAGGGG CCTGAGGAGGACTTCCAAGTGCAGGGTCAGGCCAGTGCTATTAATTGGAATGTTGTGTATCCAGACGAGGAGTACATCTTTGGGGATTTCACAGAACGGCTCTGGGCTTATCTGACCATACAACAGCTATTGGAGAAGAG CAAGACTGGTTCCTCAGATGAGAAAGGCAATGCCACAGCCAAGGCACTGGACATGTCTCTTCGGTACAGCTTTGTCACACCTCTCACCTCCATGGTGGTCATCAAGCCTGAAACTGAGGACAGCACAGAGGCTCCTCTCATTGCCAACAAGCTGACTGAGG aacaaagacaacagGCAGAAAGAGTGT CATATCGATATCACAGCCCCCAACAGCGCACACATTACCAGGCAACACCGACATATTTTG TGGATGGAGATCCTCATTTCATGATAGAGCTGCCAGACAGAAATGATTCTCTGTGCTTCAACATCAATGACAAACCAGGAACCATCTTCACTCTCgtcagagacacagaaacag GTATTTTGGTCAATGGTCAGATAATTGGAGATAAGAAAATTCCCCCCAATGGGAGAATAAACACCTACTTCTGGCGGTTTGGCATCATCCACCAGGCTTTGGGGGTGAGGCTGGAGGTAAGCACTCGGGACATCTCAGTCTTCCAGGACAGCAATAGAGCCAAACTGCTGTGGTCCGATTCAGCTTCTCTTAAAGCACCCAA TGTGGATCTCGTTGTGTCCAAGGATCGCAGCCTGACGGTAACTCTGAAAGATTCAGTCAAGTTTGTCATCCTGCTGCACAAAGTGTGGAAGAAGCACCCATACCATCAGGACTACTTGGGTTTCTACACCCTGGACACTCACCTGCTTTCCCCTTCTGTCCACGGCCTGCTAG GACAGTTCTACCATGGGATTGACTATGAGGTGACAGATCTGCGTCCAGGAGAAGTTCTGGAGAAACCAGATGCCACTATGTTTGTGAAAGGACATCAGCTCAATGTGACCAG AGGCTGGCAGAGAGATTTCAGGAGGGACGTAAAAAACGGAGAAAACATTCCCTGCTGGTTCATCCACAATAATGGAACAGGCCTCATTGATGGAGATGAGAGGGACTACATTGTGTCTGggctttttaaaacagtttga
- the LOC115044019 gene encoding inter-alpha-trypsin inhibitor heavy chain H3-like isoform X1: MTVVWRVLLLWSCVCIWLSFQAQGARVITRRDALTQDNNEATGIRSKKKRSTNPTNMVEVHSVTVDCTVTSRFAHTVMTSVALNRANTSQEIFFDVELPKTAFITNFSMEIEGQVYVGEVKEKEKAKQQYEKAVSSGQTAGLVKASGRKMEKFSVSVNVAASSNVTFILTYEELLQRKMGKYEILTRVKPKEPVQEFKIVADIYEPQGIAFVDAHATFLSNDLLPLVEKTVTDKKAHISFSPTLEQQRKCPGCDGTLIDGDFIIEYDVNREEGPGEVQIVNGYFVHFFAPPDLPRVPKNVVFVIDRSGSMAGKKIKQTRDAMVAILRDLHEEDHFAIILFDSDITLWKDVLTKATKENVADAISYIRTLKEKGATDINSAVLRAVSMLVREREDKKIPKTSVDMIILLTDGMPNHGVSDLKTIQDNVHSAIGGKMSLFCLGFGNDVAHSFLEVMCKGLARRIYEASDADVQLQGFYNEVSSPLLLEVDLRYPGNAVDSVTKKHFNQLFNGSEIVVAGQLRHKDVDNFAVEVLAQGLNNDFQVLRNVSVVDWKVTYPDQQYIFEDFTEHLWAYLTVQQLLEDSKIGPQDEKDVLTARALDMSVRYSFVTPLTSLVVTRPETEDRPGSALIADKLTEDQRQKAERHQASPHNAGGSRGLTDVDGDPHFLIELPDRNDALCFNINDKPGTIFNLVRHSGSGFMVNGEIIGKNEIVPAGKVNTYFGRFDISHKKLGVKMDVSVHNISVLHDGKHVSLLWSEAASIKDNNMDLKLTNKCSLTVTLRHSIKFMIIKHTKVWKRRHTHQDYLGFYTLDSHHISASAHGLLGQFYQGVEFEVADLRPGEAQEQLDATMHVKGQTVNVTRHWQKDFSRNVRDGENIPCWFVNDDGAGLIDGRASDYVVSGIFNSV; encoded by the exons ATGACTGTGGTGTGGAGAGTCCTGCTGCTGTGGTCTTGTGTTTGTATCTGGCTTTCATTTCAGGCGCAAGGAGCTCGGGTCATTACCAGGAGAGACGCTCTGACGCAG GACAACAATGAAGCTACAGGCATCAGGTCAAAAAAG AAAAGAAGCACCAACCCTACAAAT ATGGTAGAAGTGCACAGTGTGACAGTGGACTGCACAGTGACATCTCGTTTCGCCCACACTGTCATGACATCCGTGGCCCTGAACAGAGCAAACACCTCCCAGGAAATCTTCTTCGATGTGGAGCTGCCAAAGACCGCCTTCATCACCAACTTCAGCAT GGAAATTGAAGGTCAGGTGTATGTTGGGgaggtgaaggagaaagagaaagccaAGCAACAATATGAAAAAGCTGTTTCCTCTGGACAGACTGCTGGACTGGTCAA GGCTTCtgggagaaagatggagaagttTTCAGTGTCTGTCAACGTTGCAGCCAGCAGTAACGTGACTTTCATTCTGACCTATGAGGAGCTCCTTCaaaggaaaatgggaaaatatGAGATTTTAACCCGAGTTAAACCCAAAGAACCAGTGCAAGAGTTTAAG ATTGTTGCAGACATCTATGAGCCTCAGGGCATCGCTTTTGTTGATGCCCATGCAACCTTCCTCAGCAATGACCTGCTCCCTCTGGTGGAGAAAACTGTCACAGACAAAAAG GCACACATCTCTTTCTCACCAACactggagcagcagaggaagtgTCCAGGCTGTGATGGGACCCTCATTGATGGAGATTTCATCATTGAGTACGATGTGAACCGAGAAGAGGGTCCAGGGGAAGTTCAG ATTGTGAATGGATATTTTGTGCACTTCTTTGCTCCTCCTGACCTGCCCAGAGTCCCAAAGAATGTGGTGTTCGTGATTGACAGGAGTGGATCAATGGCTGGAAAGAAGATCAAGCAG ACACGGGATGCCATGGTAGCCATTCTGAGGGACCTCCATGAGGAGGACCACTTTGCTATCATCCTGTTTGATTCTGACATCACCCTCTGGAAGGATGTTCTTACCAAAGCAACTAAGGAAAATGTGGCCGATGCCATTAGCTACATCAGGACACTAAAAGAAAAGGGAG CTACCGATATCAACAGCGCTGTGCTGAGAGCAGTGAGTATGctggtgagagaaagagaagataaGAAGATTCCAAAGACAAGTGTGGATATGATTATTCTGCTGACTGATGGGATGCCTAACCACG GGGTGTCAGACCTAAAAACAATCCAGGACAATGTTCATTCTGCTATTGGAGGGAAGATGTCTCTGTTCTGTCTTGGATTTGGAAACGATGTGGCTCACTCCTTCCTGGAGGTGATGTGCAAGGGACTGGCTCGCAGAATATATGAAGCTTCGGATGCGGACGTTCAACTCCAG GGTTTTTATAATGAAGTCTCCAGTCCTCTTCTCCTGGAGGTAGACCTGCGCTATCCTGGGAATGCAGTTGACTCTGTgaccaaaaaacatttcaaccagTTGTTCAATGGCTCAGAGATAGTGGTGGCCGGTCAGCTGAGGCACAAAGATGTGGATAACTTCGCAGTGGAAGTGCTTGCCCAGGGG ctcaacaATGACTTCCAAGTACTGAGAAATGTCAGTGTGGTGGACTGGAAGGTGACCTACCCAGATCAGCAGTACATCTTTGAAGACTTTACAGAGCATTTGTGGGCCTACCTCACCGTCCAGCAGTTACTGGAGGACAG TAAAATTGGCCCTCAGGATGAAAAAGATGTGCTGACAGCCAGGGCATTGGACATGTCTGTGCGGTACAGCTTTGTCACCCCTCTTACCTCGCTGGTGGTCACCAGGCCTGAAACTGAGGACAGACCAGGCAGCGCTCTCATTGCTGACAAGCTGACTGAGG ACCAGCGACAGAAAGCAGAGAGACACCAAG CCTCCCCACACAATGCTGGAGGTTCACGTGGTCTAACTGATG TGGACGGAGATCCTCATTTCCTGATAGAGCTACCAGACAGAAACGACGCTCTGTGTTTCAACATTAATGACAAACCAGGGACCATTTTCAATCTGGTCAGACACTCAGGATCAG gcttcaTGGTAAATGGTGAAATTATTGGCAAGAATGAAATTGTTCCCGCTGGCAAGGTCAACACCTACTTTGGGCGTTTTGATATCAGCCACAAGAAGCTGGGGGTGAAGATGGATGTGAGCGTTCACAACATCTCAGTCCTACATGATGGCAAACATGTCAGCCTTCTGTGGTCTGAGGCAGCCTCTATCAAAGACAACAA tatGGACCTCAAGCTAACAAATAAGTGCAGCTTAACAGTGACACTGAGGCACTCCATCAAATTTATGATCATCAAACACACGAAGGTGTGGAAGAGACGCCACACTCACCAAGACTACCTGGGTTTCTACACTCTGGACAGCCACCACATATCTGCCTCCGCTCATGGCCTGCTAG GTCAGTTCTACCAAGGAGTTGAATTCGAGGTGGCTGACCTGCGTCCAGGTGAAGCCCAGGAGCAATTGGATGCCACCATGCATGTGAAGGGACAAACAGTCAATGTGACAAG ACACTGGCAGAAGGACTTCAGTAGGAATGTGAGGGATGGAGAAAATATCCCCTGCTGGTTTGTTAACGATGATGGAGCAGGCCTCATTGATGGAAGAGCATCAGACTATGTTGTGTCAGGGATTTTTAACTCTGTTTGA